A genomic region of Lodderomyces elongisporus chromosome 5, complete sequence contains the following coding sequences:
- the YDC1 gene encoding alkaline ceramidase ydc1: MLPFAWPYAEEQAIGYWGKPSSTIDWCELNYAVTPYIAEAVNTVTNSAFMALAIFAIYSAYSNKLETRFLITAFGFLLVGIGSWLFHMTLQYEYQLLDELPMLYATIVPFWSVYSSFQPKSVSIAIWIGIFSATSLITYIYLYVYTDPALHQTAYAILNGCVIYKSLVLSWKHVNDKKIRKQMDGIAMFGVGIFLFGWFLWNLDIHFCDQVRIIRKGWGIPYGFLLEGHGWWHIFTGTGVYFSLIYEEYLRCFITGTEQFFTLKYYMGFLPVVKCIDPYGLERYNAVKRLAEVDANAAKKVKQH; the protein is encoded by the coding sequence ATGTTACCTTTTGCTTGGCCATATGCTGAAGAGCAAGCTATCGGTTACTGGGGCAAACCGCTGTCCACAATCGACTGGTGTGAATTGAACTACGCAGTAACACCTTATATCGCCGAAGCAGTCAACACTGTGACGAACCTGGCCTTTATGGCACTCGCCATCTTTGCCATCTACCTGGCCTATTCCAATAAGCTTGAAACGAGATTCTTAATCACTGCATTTGGCTTTTTGCTTGTCGGAATCGGAAGTTGGTTATTCCACATGACGTTGCAATACGAATACCAATTGCTTGACGAATTACCCATGCTATACGCCACAATTGTGCCGTTCTGGTCAGTATATAGCTCCTTCCAACCCAAAAGTGTTAGCATTGCTATTTGGATTGGTATTTTTCTGGCGACTAGCTTGataacatatatatacttgtaCGTGTACACTGACCCAGCATTACACCAAACAGCATATGCTATACTCAATGGATGTGTCATCTACAAATCGTTGGTCTTGAGTTGGAAACATGTAAATGACAAAAAGATTAGAAAGCAAATGGACGGAATCGCAATGTTTGGTGTTGGGATATTCTTGTTTGGTTGGTTTTTGTGGAACTTGGATATCCACTTCTGTGATCAAGTAAGAATCATTAGAAAAGGTTGGGGCATCCCATACGGTTTCCTTTTGGAAGGTCATGGATGGTGGCATATCTTCACTGGAACTGGTGTTTACTTTTCATTGATTTACGAAGAGTACTTGAGATGCTTTATCACTGGAACAGAACAATTTTTTACCTTGAAGTATTATATGGGATTTTTGCCCGTAGTGAAATGTATAGATCCATATGGATTGGAGAGATACAATGCAGTCAAGAGATTAGCAGAAGTTGATGCTAACGCAGCTAAAAAGGTGAAACAACACTAG
- the msh2 gene encoding MSH2 protein (BUSCO:EOG09260EPQ), whose protein sequence is MSSNIDIKFSGTGNEKLFIRNLKGKNANDIRFIDHNKEYYSCLDSDAELIADEIYKTRSVLKTQNGVTYITMSTQVFFNALRLTLLEKQLRVEVYNSRTYELICKGTAGNLDALVSEYGVDFEFRDCSNPSIAAVKIVGESNKVGVCLIEEDIIRLCEFEDNDLLSNLEGLLVQFGVKEVVVPNLGEKRLMSVINKISNIVVSTSTQFNTKYIEQDLVKLLAHGDEAGEAGEVGNDAISNNDNNSSNNNNNNNLEMAFSAKGIKMTEHPISLSCCNALISYLGLLEEQTDLSTSRAYHLEKYDLSSFMKLDSSTLKALNVFPEFKSTTISSIFELLNKCKTAGGSRLLSQWLKQPLTSVDEIEERQTLVALLINDSTLRVSIQNALTQIPDIKRLLKKLTIAMMKNGNENKKLEDLVRLYQIVLVLPELIEALTDKDKIVDKFWLEPIKKSYSALLKFQELIETTVDLKGLHDLHSNFDIRPEFDASLVEINEKKTEAMDRIKQLHLDAADDLNMDVDKKLKLEMHQIHGYCMRLTRNDSVVLRNNRKYIEIQTVKAGVYFTTSEFRKQAQVYTHSCEEYNHKQRELIREVISISLTYSSVFTKLSLDLSHLDVINSFANAALLAPTTYVRPKMIPLDSEKRVVNVKNSRHPLLEVQEDVEFIPNDISIGSKFFNIITGPNMGGKSTYLKQIATLALMAQVGSFIPADDLREEEEEEEKEEAAAAAAAKSGENKNGAPTLPVFDAILSRVGAGDSQLKGLSTFMIEMLETSSILATATRNSLIIIDELGRGTSTYDGFGLAWSISDHLIQVKKCITLFATHFHELNQLAKKYPSEVENLHVVAYVENQDDITLMYKIEPGVSNKSFGINVAEMVNFPEKIIKMAKRKAEELEDMKGDGNGNVSGNEDGGNGKKLRGNRDELWLEVENLKKVLKEWRGKDLNAEEAPAELKRLLERNSSAYVKELINSL, encoded by the coding sequence ATGTCGTCAAACATTGATATCAAGTTCTCCGGCACCGGTAATGAGAAGCTTTTTATACGAAACCTCAAGGGCAAAAACGCTAATGATATCAGATTCATCGACCACAACAAGGAATACTATAGCTGTCTAGACTCTGACGCAGAGCTCATTGCCGATGAAATCTACAAGACGCGGTCTGTACTCAAGACCCAGAATGGCGTTACATACATCACCATGTCAACACAAGTGTTTTTCAATGCCTTGAGGTTGACATTGTTGGAGAAGCAATTACGCGTCGAAGTCTACAATTCACGAACATACGAATTGATTTGCAAAGGTACCGCAGGTAATTTGGATGCATTGGTACTGGAGTATGGAGTTGACTTTGAGTTCCGCGACTGCTCAAATCCATCAATCGCTGCAGTGAAAATCGTCGGGGAGAGCAACAAGGTGGGCGTTTGTCTCATCGAAGAAGACATCATTAGATTGTGCGAGTTTGAAGATAACGACTTGTTGAGTAACTTGGAAGGTTTGCTCGTGCAGTTTGGTGTAAAGGAAGTTGTAGTGCCAAACTTgggagaaaaaagattgaTGCTGGTCATTAATAAAATCTCCAACATTGTGGTGAGTACGTCAACTCAGTTTAACACTAAATATATCGAACAAGACTTGGTAAAGTTATTAGCACACGGGGACGAAGCAGGAGAAGCAGGTGAAGTTGGCAACGACGCAATAAGTAACAatgacaacaacagcagcaacaacaacaacaacaacaacttggAAATGGCTTTTTCAGCAAAGGGGATAAAAATGACAGAACACCCAATTTCTTTATCCTGTTGTAACGCACTAATTTCATACTTGGGTTTGCTTGAAGAACAAACAGATTTGTCAACAAGTAGAGCCTACCACCTTGAAAAATATGATTTGCTGTCGTTTATGAAATTGGACTCGTCAACTTTGAAAGCATTAAATGTATTCCCCGAATTCAAGTCAACCACCATTAGTTCAATTTTTGAGTTATTGAACAAGTGTAAAACAGCCGGTGGGTCGAGACTATTATCACAATGGTTGAAACAGCCATTGACTCTggttgatgaaattgagGAGAGACAGACATTGGTGGCGTTGCTTATAAATGACTCTACCTTGAGAGTCTCAATTCAAAATGCACTCACCCAGATCCCCGATATCAAAAGATTACTAAAGAAGCTTACGATTGCAATGATGAAGAATGgcaatgaaaataaaaaattagaagATTTGGTAAGGCTATACCAAATTGTACTTGTGCTTCCAGAACTAATTGAGGCTTTAACTGATAAAGATAAGATTGTGGACAAATTTTGGCTCGAGCCAATCAAAAAACTGTATAGTGCACTACTCAAATTTCAAGAACTAATCGAAACAACAGTTGACCTAAAAGGCTTGCATGATCTTCATTCAAATTTTGATATCCGCCCCGAATTTGATGCTTCACTCGTGGAAatcaatgaaaaaaagaccGAGGCAATGGACAGGATTAAGCAATTGCATTTGGACGCAGCGGATGACCTCAATATGGATGTTGAtaaaaagttgaaattggaaatgcATCAAATCCATGGTTATTGTATGAGACTAACTAGAAATGACTCGGTAGTGTTGAGAAATAATCGCAAATATATTGAAATCCAAACAGTTAAAGCGGGTGTGTATTTCACCACCAGTGAGTTTAGAAAACAAGCACAAGTCTACACCCACTCATGTGAGGAGTATAATCACAAGCAAAGAGAGTTGATTCGCGAAGTGATTTCCATCTCTTTAACCTACCTGTCGGTGTTTACAAAATTGAGTTTAGACTTGAGCCATCTTGATGTCATTAATAGTTTTGCCAATGCAGCATTATTAGCACCCACTACCTATGTGAGACCCAAAATGATCCCATTGGACTCTGAAAAAAGAGTTGTTAATGTAAAAAATTCAAGACACCCACTTTTGGAGGTTCAAGAAGATGTCGAGTTTATACCAAATGATATAAGCATAGGAAGcaagtttttcaatatcattACTGGTCCCAATATGGGTGGTAAATCCACATATTTGAAACAAATTGCTACACTTGCTTTAATGGCACAAGTTGGATCCTTTATCCCTGCCGATGATctaagagaagaagaagaagaggaagaaaaagaagaagcagcagcagcagcagcagcaaaaagcggggaaaataaaaatggtGCTCCCACACTTCCTGTGTTTGACGCAATCTTATCTCGAGTTGGTGCCGGTGACTCTCAACTCAAAGGTCTTTCCACTTTTATGATTGAAATGTTGGAGACATCATCGATCTTGGCCACGGCGACCAGAAACTCGCTTATAATTATTGATGAATTGGGTCGAGGTACATCAACATATGACGGGTTTGGTCTCGCATGGTCCATTTCAGACCATTTGATCCAAGTGAAGAAATGTATAACTCTTTTTGCGACACATTTCCATGAACTTAATCAACTTGCTAAAAAGTATCCGCTGGAAGTGGAGAATTTACATGTTGTGGCATATGTTGAAAACCAGGATGATATCACATTGATGTACAAGATCGAACCCGGGGTATCTAATAAGTCGTTTGGAATCAACGTTGCTGAAATGGTTAATTTCCCAGAAAAGATTATAAAAATGGCAAAGAGGAAAGCCGAGGAGTTGGAGGATATGAAAGGcgatggaaatggaaatgtaAGCGGGAACGAAGATGGAGGCAATGGCAAGAAATTACGTGGAAATAGAGACGAGTTGTGGTTGGAAGTcgagaatttgaaaaaagtgTTGAAGGAATGGAGAGGCAAGGATTTGAATGCAGAAGAAGCACCGGCTGAATTGAAACGTTTATTGGAGAGAAATTCGAGTGCTTATGTTAAGGAGCTAATTAATAGTTTATAG